A window from Streptomyces sp. NBC_00299 encodes these proteins:
- a CDS encoding 4'-phosphopantetheinyl transferase family protein, whose amino-acid sequence MIEEILPVDVMSAEAFDDDADIHLFAEERAAVADAVPRRRQEFSTVRRCARAALGELGIPPVPLPPGRYRAPQWPVGVVGSMTHCSGYRAAAVARASRVHSLGIDAEESAPLPGDLLDLVALPAERDLVERLGAQNDAVPWDRLLFSCKEAVYKVWFPLAQRMLGFDGARIDIDSCGFFSARFLVPPPQAAGNPVPRLKGRWIHRDGFILTAIALPVSVNESPCP is encoded by the coding sequence GTGATCGAGGAGATACTTCCCGTCGACGTGATGTCAGCGGAGGCATTCGACGACGACGCAGACATCCATCTCTTCGCCGAGGAACGCGCGGCCGTCGCCGATGCCGTACCCCGGCGCCGACAGGAATTCTCGACCGTGCGCCGGTGCGCTCGTGCCGCGCTCGGCGAACTGGGGATTCCCCCGGTTCCGCTGCCGCCCGGGAGATACCGGGCCCCGCAATGGCCGGTGGGAGTGGTCGGCAGTATGACGCACTGCTCCGGATACCGTGCGGCCGCGGTGGCGCGGGCCAGCCGGGTGCATTCCCTCGGCATCGACGCCGAGGAAAGCGCTCCGCTTCCCGGAGATCTGCTCGATCTGGTCGCCCTGCCGGCCGAACGAGACCTCGTGGAACGGCTTGGTGCACAAAACGACGCGGTGCCATGGGACCGATTACTGTTCAGTTGCAAGGAGGCGGTTTATAAGGTTTGGTTCCCCCTCGCCCAGCGGATGCTCGGGTTCGACGGGGCCCGGATCGACATCGATTCCTGTGGGTTCTTCTCCGCGCGGTTCCTGGTGCCCCCACCCCAGGCGGCCGGGAATCCGGTACCCCGGCTCAAAGGGCGCTGGATACACCGCGACGGGTTCATTCTGACAGCTATCGCTCTCCCCGTGTCCGTAAACGAATCCCCGTGTCCGTAA
- a CDS encoding HAD-IIIC family phosphatase gives MTESTTFSETFTVTADNPLLHGHVVHGRNLLPGVGYVDLVLQVLARHGHSVQDVELRNLTILAPLVVGPAKRALTTVEGHPRPDGGWRVEIRSRRPEDTLDVVHAVATVHRSAPAAFTERLRLPVDGAARLTTLDEIYTWCRQYDLAHSGLMKIGGAVHHRAGDWIAEVELAPEHQGTDPAFLFHPALFEAGLLGGGVAIGMLYGDNDGPGLYLPLMFERFRATGPLGSRCYVRVPADSVRRDEELIRLSVEFYDTTGAKVAEVGQFVAKRVRAAASLDVRGDASTLPEPAPAAPVMAASVGGGLVEVVRGLVAARLEVAADQVDAGLGYYELGLASADLLSLVSALEERLSVELSPTVMFEHRTIAELAAWLESQAPPYVPVTTPTAPVPSDLRPNPVAPAPDAAALPSPSARSDDPHSALRAALTEEVAALLRVPVADLNSDAELAEFGMDVGGLARLADRVNARFGLTVPLAAFREHHTLRALAEHLGEHRTTPGADRQILTAQPHPLLHRTVTGEGDGSGAMDTTAARSDVTVPDEHGRVCVELTGLSTRRLRGSSAVAGRREALPPELTDGYAPAPPTERASAAPAPAKGTTPAAPAPADLTPVFSAADTAVPVLEERAVAHLRRMLAAAIKLGPERLDPDTPLERYGMDSVLAVTMVQPLEDTFGPLSRTLLFEVQTVRGLARHLAADHPQELRTLVGEPPSPAAPATPQAAAGLRAAKAPSPVRHGQDHRSQDIAIIGISGRYPHADDLEEFWSALREGRDCVTEVPADRWDTGGRAQWGAFLDGIDRFDPLHFGISPRQAAAMDPQQRLFLETVWHLLEQGGITQEVVERRYRRRVGVYVGAAYQMYRADTAQDPVLSALTSSASYNLIANRVSHFFGLEGPSLAVDSMCTSSAMAVHLACADLLRGECELAVAGGVNLTVHEDKYVALSEMQLLGTHPGARSFRDGDGYLPAEAVGAVLLKPLDAALRDGDTVLAVIKSTASLHSGRSNGFMTPSHRTQVATMRRALERAGAEPGSIGYVESAANGTTFSDEVELRALREVFADVRDTVHVGTVKSNLGHPEAASGIAQLTKVVLQLRHGRVAPLVDAGTPNPRLDLEGSSLRLADRLTDWAPRGAAPRRALVNSVAAGGSHVSLVVEAPPVTAHAERSAPDSSPQVVLVSARTPERLRVAVCRLHAFLEGDDSASLADIAYTSQLCREHLPERLALVAADREQLGHALEQHLADGTAASAGSATTHRGNADEDTGPLTAVLTGTRGHSFVAGLIEDHGLEQLAELWVRGVRVPWHRLHTGPRRIAALPPTAFEPGSYWLDRAPRLPAVETRPPTPPRGFTAPAVPLTGDAGTRTRVRDRIRHHVAELLGFDADQLNVSTPLTNLGIDSATAMRAQVLVEADFGRVLPVAALLDGSSVMDIVDRILDSPVGAKAGEPLVPGSGTRREGFKPLMVPGADGTVRCPATRDVIRLLRSEQLGTPGVTHNIGSAVQLTIGVGRERLTAVLGNLAARHAALRTAIVADPEHGHQLEVGQSLPGALLRWSPVDEDTDPDQRLRELLEPPFELAVAPLWRFELLEYPSGRQVLLYGAHHAVSDLSSLALVAAEIGAELTGEHLSSAPSLDDIDGLMRAQPARQETDGREASAAQPREWFSGIRRLDLTLAKPRPAARSYRAATELVEVPDGLSERVATEARRLGITPAAFWLGTLTMFLARLRERSRFVLAVPVDTRMHAEALDAVGFFGVPIPFPAEANSGESVVEVLRRTDNRLGVHLEKGISFSDTMSTLVAEGLYRKNAPLVEIYFNYLPPRGLKLPGLEMLPAGTGHSDLDLMISVSPDLGHMRLDYNLDILDSSSCARFGREFLDLIAEVLGQAGTGTVGALPGLHTALTPEPLPERPSRSSAARSVALTATFALGNLSTLLGLALEDTGLTVTEGPYHQVLAALHDPSGVLSDPSTAAALVLLRAADLGRYGEISDELLAELGEEYPAAVSSLAERTGRPVIVGFLPAHAAEERLRDWEDAVRSRLQNQAGIAVLGPKSFSGDDFANPFDAETDALAHLPFRAEFQAAVALALADLVRASRRTPPKVIAVDGDETLWDGIAGEDGPEHVGLMGGRAQLARRLLQWRAAGALLVLVSNNDEATLRAVLDRPDSLLRAEHFSVISAGWTPKPLRLKAVAEELGLGLDTFMFLDDTPAEIARMRAALPEVLCVTCPPREGLPDFLTRLWPIAPRAATQEDAARADFYRQDKVREEARSRTTFADFLERLNLEMDFQLLCDDTMERSVQLARRTSQFNLRPQTVDEAELTRRQQDGEVWTVRARDRFGDYGQIAVLVIRPDGETLEVLGWMMSCRVLGRGAEERVLGWLADRAEALGCPTVRMIAERTPRNIPVRRLVAALSGGDPEAPGLEVLVPVGRLRDFRSWDATTDETVEATA, from the coding sequence ATGACCGAATCGACCACGTTCAGCGAGACCTTCACTGTCACCGCCGACAACCCGCTGCTGCACGGGCACGTCGTCCATGGACGCAACCTCCTGCCCGGAGTCGGTTACGTGGACCTGGTCTTACAGGTCCTTGCTCGGCATGGCCACTCCGTGCAGGACGTGGAGTTACGCAACCTCACGATCCTTGCCCCGCTCGTCGTCGGGCCCGCGAAGCGCGCCCTCACCACCGTCGAGGGACACCCGAGACCGGACGGCGGCTGGCGTGTCGAGATCCGCAGCCGACGCCCCGAGGACACCCTCGACGTGGTTCACGCCGTCGCGACCGTGCACCGCAGTGCCCCAGCCGCTTTCACCGAACGGCTTCGGCTACCCGTCGACGGGGCTGCCCGACTCACCACGCTCGATGAGATCTACACCTGGTGCCGCCAGTACGACCTGGCCCACTCCGGCCTGATGAAGATCGGCGGAGCGGTCCACCACCGGGCCGGCGACTGGATCGCCGAAGTGGAACTCGCCCCCGAACACCAGGGGACCGACCCCGCGTTCCTCTTCCACCCGGCCCTGTTCGAGGCGGGCCTCCTCGGCGGTGGCGTCGCCATCGGCATGCTGTACGGCGACAACGACGGGCCCGGCCTCTACCTGCCGCTCATGTTCGAGAGGTTCCGCGCCACCGGACCGCTGGGGAGCCGCTGCTACGTCCGCGTACCCGCCGACTCGGTACGCCGGGACGAAGAACTCATACGACTCAGCGTGGAGTTCTACGACACCACCGGCGCGAAGGTCGCCGAGGTGGGCCAGTTCGTGGCCAAGCGGGTCCGCGCTGCTGCCTCCCTCGACGTCCGCGGCGACGCCTCCACCCTGCCGGAACCGGCTCCTGCGGCGCCTGTAATGGCTGCTTCGGTTGGGGGTGGCCTGGTGGAGGTGGTGCGGGGGTTGGTGGCTGCTCGGTTGGAGGTGGCTGCGGATCAGGTGGATGCAGGGCTTGGTTACTACGAGTTGGGGTTGGCGTCGGCCGACCTGTTGTCGTTGGTGTCGGCCTTGGAGGAGCGGCTGTCGGTGGAGTTGTCGCCGACGGTGATGTTCGAGCATCGGACGATCGCGGAGCTCGCGGCGTGGCTGGAGTCGCAGGCGCCCCCGTATGTCCCGGTGACCACGCCCACGGCTCCCGTCCCATCCGATCTGCGTCCGAACCCGGTCGCCCCGGCTCCGGACGCCGCTGCCCTTCCATCGCCCAGCGCCCGGAGCGACGATCCTCACTCCGCCCTGCGCGCTGCCCTCACCGAAGAGGTGGCCGCGCTCCTTCGTGTCCCCGTCGCCGATCTCAACTCCGACGCCGAGTTGGCCGAGTTCGGGATGGACGTGGGGGGCCTGGCACGCCTGGCCGACCGGGTGAACGCGCGTTTTGGCCTGACCGTCCCGCTCGCCGCCTTCCGAGAGCACCACACCCTGCGGGCCCTCGCGGAACACCTCGGCGAGCACCGCACCACGCCCGGCGCCGACCGGCAGATACTGACAGCACAGCCCCATCCACTGCTCCACCGGACGGTCACCGGCGAAGGCGATGGCAGTGGCGCCATGGATACCACTGCGGCACGGTCAGACGTCACCGTCCCCGACGAGCACGGCCGTGTGTGCGTGGAGCTGACCGGTCTGTCCACACGCCGTCTGCGGGGCTCCTCTGCCGTCGCGGGCCGCCGTGAGGCCCTGCCGCCAGAGCTGACGGACGGCTACGCGCCGGCCCCACCGACCGAGCGCGCATCCGCGGCGCCGGCTCCGGCCAAGGGGACCACTCCCGCCGCACCCGCCCCTGCCGACCTCACCCCCGTGTTCTCCGCAGCCGACACCGCCGTACCAGTGCTCGAAGAGCGCGCCGTCGCCCACTTGCGGCGGATGCTGGCGGCGGCCATCAAGCTCGGTCCCGAGCGCCTCGACCCGGACACCCCGCTGGAGCGCTACGGCATGGACTCGGTGCTCGCCGTGACCATGGTCCAGCCCCTCGAGGACACCTTCGGACCACTCTCACGCACCCTGCTGTTCGAAGTGCAGACCGTGCGCGGCCTCGCCCGCCACCTCGCCGCCGACCACCCGCAGGAACTGCGCACCCTCGTCGGCGAACCCCCGTCTCCCGCGGCCCCCGCGACACCCCAGGCCGCCGCGGGCCTGCGCGCCGCGAAGGCCCCCTCGCCGGTCCGACACGGGCAGGACCACCGCAGCCAGGACATCGCCATCATCGGTATCAGCGGCCGCTACCCGCACGCCGACGACCTGGAGGAGTTCTGGTCGGCGCTGCGCGAGGGCCGGGACTGCGTGACCGAAGTGCCGGCCGACCGCTGGGACACCGGCGGCCGGGCCCAGTGGGGCGCGTTCCTCGACGGCATCGACCGGTTCGACCCACTGCACTTCGGCATCTCCCCCCGCCAGGCCGCCGCGATGGACCCGCAGCAGCGGCTGTTCCTGGAGACCGTGTGGCACCTGCTGGAACAGGGCGGCATCACCCAAGAGGTCGTGGAGCGGCGTTACCGGCGGCGCGTCGGGGTCTACGTCGGAGCCGCTTATCAGATGTACCGGGCGGACACCGCGCAGGACCCGGTCCTCTCGGCGCTCACCTCCTCGGCCTCGTACAACCTCATCGCCAACCGTGTCTCGCACTTCTTCGGCCTCGAAGGCCCGAGCCTCGCCGTGGACAGCATGTGCACCTCGTCCGCCATGGCTGTGCACCTGGCCTGCGCCGACCTGCTGCGGGGCGAGTGCGAGCTGGCCGTCGCGGGCGGGGTCAATCTGACCGTGCACGAGGACAAGTACGTCGCGCTCTCGGAGATGCAGCTGCTCGGCACCCACCCGGGCGCGCGCAGCTTCCGCGACGGCGACGGATACCTGCCCGCCGAAGCGGTCGGCGCCGTCCTGCTCAAGCCCCTGGACGCCGCCCTGCGCGACGGCGACACCGTCCTCGCGGTCATCAAGAGCACCGCCTCCCTGCACAGCGGCCGCTCCAACGGCTTCATGACACCCAGCCACCGCACCCAGGTCGCGACCATGCGCCGGGCACTGGAGCGGGCCGGTGCCGAACCCGGCTCCATCGGCTACGTCGAGTCCGCCGCCAACGGCACCACGTTCTCCGACGAGGTCGAACTGCGGGCCCTGCGCGAGGTGTTCGCCGACGTCCGCGACACCGTCCACGTCGGCACCGTGAAGTCCAACCTCGGCCACCCCGAGGCGGCCTCCGGCATCGCTCAGCTGACCAAGGTCGTGCTCCAGCTGCGCCACGGCCGGGTCGCGCCACTCGTCGACGCCGGCACCCCCAATCCGCGTCTGGACCTGGAGGGTTCGTCGCTACGGCTCGCCGACCGGCTGACGGACTGGGCACCCCGCGGCGCCGCGCCTCGCCGCGCCCTTGTCAACTCCGTCGCGGCCGGCGGCAGTCACGTCAGCCTCGTCGTCGAGGCACCTCCGGTGACCGCCCACGCCGAGCGGAGCGCCCCCGACTCCTCGCCCCAGGTCGTCCTGGTGTCCGCCAGAACTCCCGAGCGCCTGCGCGTGGCGGTATGCCGCCTGCACGCCTTCCTCGAGGGCGACGACTCGGCGAGCCTGGCCGACATCGCCTACACGTCCCAGCTCTGCCGGGAGCACCTGCCCGAGCGGCTCGCCCTGGTAGCCGCCGACCGGGAGCAGCTCGGGCACGCCCTCGAACAGCACCTGGCCGACGGCACGGCCGCCTCGGCGGGCAGCGCGACCACGCATCGCGGCAACGCCGACGAGGACACCGGACCGCTGACCGCCGTCCTGACCGGCACCCGGGGGCATTCCTTCGTCGCCGGACTCATCGAGGACCATGGCCTGGAGCAACTGGCCGAGCTGTGGGTGCGCGGTGTACGGGTACCGTGGCATCGCCTCCACACCGGGCCGCGCCGCATCGCAGCGCTCCCGCCGACCGCGTTCGAACCGGGGAGCTACTGGCTCGATCGCGCACCCCGGCTGCCCGCCGTCGAGACCCGGCCGCCCACCCCGCCTCGCGGCTTCACGGCGCCGGCCGTCCCCCTGACCGGGGATGCCGGCACCCGGACGCGGGTGAGGGACCGGATACGGCACCATGTGGCGGAACTGCTGGGCTTCGACGCCGACCAGCTGAACGTCTCGACCCCGCTCACCAACCTCGGTATCGACTCGGCGACGGCCATGCGCGCCCAAGTCCTGGTGGAGGCTGACTTCGGACGGGTGCTGCCGGTGGCGGCGCTGCTCGACGGGTCGAGCGTCATGGACATCGTGGACCGGATCCTCGACAGCCCCGTCGGCGCGAAGGCCGGGGAACCGCTCGTGCCCGGGAGCGGCACGCGCCGGGAAGGCTTCAAGCCGCTCATGGTGCCGGGCGCCGACGGAACCGTGCGATGCCCGGCGACCCGTGACGTCATACGACTGTTGCGCTCGGAGCAGCTGGGCACCCCGGGAGTCACCCACAACATCGGCTCCGCCGTGCAGCTCACCATTGGGGTCGGCCGGGAACGGCTGACCGCCGTACTGGGCAACCTCGCCGCCCGGCACGCGGCGTTGCGGACCGCGATCGTCGCGGACCCTGAGCACGGCCACCAGCTGGAGGTCGGGCAGAGCCTTCCCGGCGCACTGCTGCGATGGTCGCCCGTCGACGAGGACACGGACCCGGACCAGCGACTGCGCGAGCTGCTGGAACCACCGTTCGAGCTTGCCGTTGCGCCGCTGTGGCGGTTCGAGCTGCTGGAGTACCCGTCGGGGAGGCAGGTACTGCTCTACGGTGCGCACCACGCCGTGTCCGATCTGTCCTCACTCGCGCTGGTGGCAGCTGAGATCGGCGCGGAACTGACGGGTGAGCATCTGTCGTCCGCTCCCTCTTTGGACGATATCGACGGTCTGATGCGGGCTCAGCCGGCACGACAGGAGACAGACGGCCGGGAGGCCTCGGCGGCACAACCGCGCGAGTGGTTCTCCGGGATCCGCAGACTGGATCTGACCCTCGCGAAGCCCCGCCCCGCGGCACGGTCGTACCGTGCGGCCACCGAGCTCGTGGAGGTTCCCGATGGGCTCTCGGAGCGAGTCGCAACCGAGGCAAGACGGCTTGGGATCACCCCTGCCGCCTTCTGGCTGGGCACGCTGACCATGTTCCTCGCTCGTCTGCGGGAGCGCAGCCGGTTCGTGCTGGCGGTTCCGGTGGACACCCGGATGCACGCGGAAGCGCTGGACGCGGTCGGGTTCTTCGGCGTTCCGATACCGTTCCCCGCCGAGGCGAACTCGGGCGAGTCGGTGGTCGAGGTGCTGCGCCGGACGGACAACCGTCTGGGCGTGCACCTCGAGAAGGGCATTTCCTTCTCGGACACCATGTCCACACTGGTGGCCGAGGGGCTGTATCGCAAGAACGCGCCCTTGGTGGAGATCTACTTCAACTACCTTCCACCGCGCGGCCTGAAACTGCCCGGACTGGAGATGCTCCCCGCGGGTACCGGCCACTCCGACCTCGATCTGATGATCAGCGTGTCGCCGGATCTGGGTCATATGCGACTCGACTACAACCTGGACATCCTCGACAGCTCCAGCTGCGCCCGGTTCGGCCGGGAGTTCCTCGACCTGATCGCCGAGGTGCTCGGCCAAGCGGGCACGGGCACCGTGGGCGCTCTTCCGGGACTTCACACGGCACTCACGCCGGAACCGTTGCCTGAACGTCCGTCACGCTCATCGGCAGCCCGATCCGTCGCTCTGACAGCCACATTCGCTCTGGGCAACCTCTCCACGCTGCTCGGCCTCGCGCTCGAGGACACCGGACTCACCGTCACCGAAGGTCCGTATCACCAGGTTCTGGCAGCCCTGCACGACCCGTCCGGCGTTCTCTCCGATCCGTCGACCGCCGCAGCGCTTGTGCTGTTGCGTGCCGCCGACTTGGGGCGTTACGGCGAGATCAGCGACGAGTTGCTGGCCGAACTGGGCGAGGAGTACCCGGCAGCCGTGAGCTCGTTGGCCGAACGCACGGGGCGGCCGGTGATCGTCGGATTCCTTCCCGCGCACGCGGCCGAGGAGAGGCTCCGGGACTGGGAGGACGCGGTGAGGTCCCGGCTCCAGAATCAGGCCGGCATCGCGGTGCTGGGGCCGAAGAGCTTCAGCGGCGATGATTTCGCCAACCCGTTCGACGCCGAGACGGACGCGCTGGCGCACCTGCCGTTTCGGGCGGAGTTCCAGGCCGCAGTGGCACTTGCCCTCGCCGACCTGGTGCGGGCCTCCCGCCGCACTCCGCCGAAGGTGATTGCGGTCGACGGAGACGAGACTCTCTGGGACGGCATCGCAGGGGAGGACGGGCCTGAGCACGTCGGCCTCATGGGAGGCCGTGCCCAGCTGGCCCGCAGACTGCTGCAGTGGCGCGCCGCGGGTGCTCTGCTGGTGCTGGTCTCCAACAATGACGAGGCCACCCTACGTGCCGTACTCGACCGGCCGGACAGTCTGCTCCGCGCTGAGCACTTCAGTGTGATCTCCGCCGGTTGGACACCGAAGCCCCTGCGCCTCAAGGCGGTTGCGGAGGAACTCGGGCTCGGCCTGGACACGTTCATGTTCCTCGACGACACCCCGGCCGAGATCGCCAGGATGAGGGCGGCTCTGCCCGAGGTGCTCTGCGTGACCTGCCCGCCGCGGGAAGGCCTGCCGGACTTCCTGACCAGGCTCTGGCCGATCGCCCCGCGCGCGGCGACACAGGAGGACGCCGCGCGGGCGGACTTCTACCGGCAGGACAAGGTGCGCGAGGAAGCACGTTCCCGGACCACCTTCGCCGACTTCCTGGAGCGGCTGAACCTGGAAATGGACTTTCAGCTTCTCTGCGACGACACGATGGAGCGTTCCGTCCAACTGGCCCGGCGCACCAGCCAGTTCAATCTCCGCCCGCAGACGGTGGACGAGGCGGAGCTGACGCGCCGGCAACAGGACGGCGAGGTGTGGACCGTGCGGGCGCGGGACAGGTTCGGCGACTACGGGCAGATCGCCGTACTCGTGATCCGTCCCGACGGCGAGACCCTCGAGGTCCTGGGCTGGATGATGAGCTGCCGGGTGCTCGGGCGCGGTGCCGAGGAACGCGTTCTCGGCTGGCTGGCGGACCGGGCCGAAGCGTTGGGCTGCCCGACCGTACGCATGATCGCCGAGCGTACCCCCCGCAACATTCCCGTACGACGGCTGGTGGCCGCCTTGTCCGGCGGAGACCCGGAGGCACCGGGCCTGGAGGTACTGGTCCCCGTGGGCCGGCTCCGAGACTTCCGCTCCTGGGACGCCACAACAGACGAAACCGTGGAGGCAACCGCATGA
- a CDS encoding thioester reductase domain-containing protein, which produces MKPIPDTGDGVPARNHEVDRQYEGESIESGPRGSAAIAGLLARLQPSAPQPQSVDSANDAEGAADGTPSWGLEQLAKAIVSKAAALLDVKEIDTETDLFDAGATSVDAVRLVAVLDRELDVRLSLDDVFADARPRRLAQRWLGSPTTRPLPAASATTGALELPVASAPSATTTASPGTDLIPADPVAPDETLPVLDDHAEDLALLMADLARADLLPWCGDPEPVPPRRVLLSGATGFLGGHMLLDLLRHSNAHVVCLVRGDSVPDAERRLAESLAGFSLPWSTEVRRRVTVLPGDLRRPRLGLTDEQWDLLANELDSVVSVAAAVDFLRGYPSLRRTNVLGVLSLAELAMTGRPKPLHHISSIAVFNEIGIASMGEDDPVAHVDRLTAGYDKSKWAAEAALRRARDRGLKATFLRPGGIVGHTRTGAYNPHDINTGLFSAISRYRVAPKINYSNSAPVDWVSRIATAVICEPSGWGQNYHLTGRPDTLSEMVRDQELGGLNVRVMPWDVWLKDFLARCETDAVPELEFMARVLRNPAGQKIVEASVTAPMATGERTEAFVARHKLPPPARYDAQARLKSYERMARDGLVILPSRDDPPHLWFRETMRGKVGPVDAKPDTRCTFALTLSIASMYQLVQHRSIDVRGKVSCTLLHADPLTVEDGEIWVRPDEGVPHRHGLDHPLLRYRLALRDSDGNAWWLEGWKTARARFDYMKQARTLTIRAGREGEPASLAGTMKVPKKSYKREQIDGIRVNPNLSMREQRIAKVTWLAWFSAQLGQGLLEPTLRAGAELLDLRPDAIDLDKDRYQAKLKKWEKDRKQLR; this is translated from the coding sequence ATGAAACCCATCCCTGACACAGGTGACGGCGTACCGGCCCGCAACCACGAGGTGGACCGGCAGTACGAGGGAGAATCGATCGAAAGCGGTCCGCGAGGATCCGCCGCGATCGCCGGCTTGCTGGCGCGCTTACAGCCGTCGGCCCCGCAACCGCAGTCGGTGGACAGCGCGAACGATGCTGAGGGCGCGGCCGACGGCACACCGTCCTGGGGCCTCGAACAACTTGCCAAGGCCATCGTGTCGAAGGCAGCCGCGCTGCTGGACGTCAAGGAGATCGACACAGAGACCGACCTCTTCGACGCGGGTGCCACCTCGGTGGACGCCGTTCGACTCGTCGCAGTGCTCGACCGGGAGCTCGACGTCAGACTCAGCCTGGACGACGTCTTCGCAGACGCCAGGCCCCGGCGCCTCGCTCAACGCTGGCTGGGCAGTCCGACGACACGCCCACTGCCCGCGGCATCGGCGACCACCGGAGCCCTTGAGCTGCCGGTGGCCTCCGCGCCGAGCGCCACCACGACGGCATCTCCGGGCACCGACCTCATACCGGCCGATCCCGTCGCGCCGGACGAGACCCTCCCTGTGCTCGACGACCATGCCGAGGACCTCGCCCTCCTCATGGCCGACCTCGCACGTGCGGACCTGCTTCCCTGGTGCGGCGACCCGGAACCGGTCCCGCCCCGCCGTGTCCTGCTGAGCGGTGCCACCGGCTTCCTGGGCGGCCACATGCTGCTCGACCTGCTGCGGCACAGCAACGCACATGTCGTCTGCCTGGTGCGCGGGGACAGCGTGCCGGACGCGGAACGGCGCCTCGCCGAGAGCCTCGCCGGTTTCTCCCTCCCCTGGTCGACCGAGGTCCGACGACGGGTCACCGTCCTCCCCGGCGACCTGCGCCGGCCCCGACTCGGCCTGACGGACGAGCAGTGGGATCTGCTGGCAAACGAACTCGACTCGGTCGTCAGCGTGGCGGCGGCCGTGGACTTCCTGCGCGGCTACCCGTCGCTGCGCCGGACCAATGTCCTCGGCGTGCTGTCCCTCGCCGAACTTGCGATGACCGGACGGCCCAAACCGCTGCACCACATTTCGTCGATCGCTGTGTTCAATGAGATCGGCATCGCCTCGATGGGCGAGGACGATCCGGTGGCACATGTGGACCGGCTGACGGCGGGCTACGACAAGTCGAAGTGGGCGGCGGAGGCAGCGCTCAGGCGAGCCCGCGACCGTGGCCTGAAGGCGACATTTCTGCGCCCCGGCGGCATCGTCGGCCACACCCGCACCGGCGCCTACAACCCGCACGACATCAATACGGGCCTCTTTTCCGCCATCTCCCGTTACCGCGTCGCACCCAAGATCAACTATTCGAACTCCGCCCCGGTGGACTGGGTAAGCCGCATCGCCACCGCCGTGATCTGCGAGCCGAGCGGCTGGGGCCAGAACTACCACCTCACCGGACGACCGGACACTCTCAGCGAGATGGTCCGCGATCAGGAACTCGGTGGGCTGAATGTCCGCGTGATGCCGTGGGATGTCTGGCTCAAGGATTTCCTGGCCCGCTGTGAGACCGATGCGGTCCCCGAACTGGAATTCATGGCACGGGTGTTGCGCAACCCCGCCGGCCAGAAGATCGTCGAGGCGAGCGTCACGGCCCCGATGGCGACAGGAGAGCGGACTGAGGCGTTCGTTGCCCGGCACAAACTGCCACCGCCTGCCCGCTACGACGCGCAGGCCCGGCTGAAGAGCTACGAGCGGATGGCCCGTGACGGCCTGGTGATCCTGCCCAGTCGTGACGACCCGCCGCACCTGTGGTTCCGGGAGACGATGCGCGGCAAGGTGGGCCCGGTCGACGCCAAGCCCGACACCCGGTGCACCTTCGCGCTGACCCTGTCGATCGCCAGCATGTACCAACTCGTGCAGCACCGCTCCATCGACGTACGCGGCAAGGTCTCCTGTACCTTGCTGCACGCGGATCCACTCACCGTGGAGGACGGCGAGATCTGGGTCCGTCCCGACGAGGGAGTGCCGCACCGCCACGGCCTGGACCACCCCCTGCTGCGGTACCGCCTGGCCCTGCGCGATTCCGACGGAAACGCCTGGTGGCTGGAGGGTTGGAAGACAGCCCGGGCCCGCTTCGACTACATGAAGCAGGCACGCACCCTCACCATCCGCGCGGGCCGCGAGGGCGAACCGGCGAGCCTGGCCGGAACGATGAAAGTGCCCAAAAAGTCCTACAAGCGAGAGCAGATTGACGGTATCCGGGTCAATCCGAATCTGTCGATGCGGGAGCAGCGGATCGCCAAGGTGACCTGGCTGGCCTGGTTCAGCGCGCAGCTGGGCCAGGGGCTGCTGGAGCCCACGCTGCGCGCCGGCGCCGAACTGCTCGACCTGCGCCCGGACGCCATCGACCTCGACAAGGACAGGTACCAGGCCAAGCTCAAGAAGTGGGAAAAGGACAGGAAGCAACTTCGATGA